aaagcagctttacatgagtagatgtagaggagaacacagaaaatcaatagataatataagaagtagaatatagcggctaaggttaAACCATACAAGcaagcgtattaataatgtcacgtatacagtaaagtgcgaagttaagccaaagttggctgtatctccctgggactaaaaaacccccctaggagaaaacccggtgggaaaaactcctagaaggacaaaaacccttgggagaaattaatatagatagatagatagatagatagatagatagatatatagatacggtagggataggaagcgggtaagcggattaaactggttcagctgGTGGTcattggtcgcgcatcggctgggcatcacgttgaaggacagcgagtagatcagtggtgcgatgaccttcacagcaacaggaactgggtctgtttgtctcattgtcttcggggtcgaggacgagacagggagacaaaaacagagttctattagcgtaggggccgttggcatgtaatgcaagtgtcatacattatagtggtttaagtcagctctgttccagacaggctaactattgcggcaatagtatattacccatatgaggtatgtgagtgctttgttctagacaaaataactactgcacatacaaaaaaagtacatttactggacattctatgtgaatgctttgttaaagaagaatgtcttaagtttagatttaaattgatcgactgtgtctgatactcgaacattactgcacctttaagccaggactagaacATAGTTTAAttgggaaatataactagtttgacAAACATGCCTCACTAAatacaatactggtgtgcatttagaggtaaaacaaaggacactgatttattttaagatatgtcatgcaagtggttttcagtttggacagctcttacatttattttagtctacgactagtctaatccctgtctgggaaaccattCCTAAATGttccacaatattccaaaaattGTTTTCTTGTAGATGTGTTCTTTGGAAATTTATATAAACTttatcatatacaaacataaatgaAGATTTTGTTTGGTtataagcagacatgcatgcagGCTTGATGAGCATAtgagacttttttttaaaacattaaaaatagtcatgtgtccaaacttttggGTGGTACAGTAATTCTGTATGATAACAGAAAATGTCTAGCAAAATGTAGAAGAAAGTGCATCACAGCTTGAGCTATAGCTACATGATAGCTCGCCTCAtaagtttaaatgaaataatgcTATCTTACATTAGATGTCTGATTTACTGGTTAGCTAGCTACTCAATAAGCAAATTTTGTATTTGCTAGTTAAACTAAAATACCATAGATCAAGTAAATGTATCCAAGTTTTATCATCCAAACTTAATTGACTTGATGGAGTCCTTGGGCTCAAATGCACAAAGTTTGGCTTCTGTGGTAGTCAAGGCCtggaaaatgaaacaaaatgaagctgcaagatttttttaaagtacattTAAGTGCCCTGTTACGGGCAACTTTGCAATTTTCCAGTttattttacattcatttcCATATTTTCCTATTAACTctcatggaaagtttccagtcTGGAAAATTCTgagaattttgcaaccctagtTCTTACAAAACATTGTGATATATAAAAAGATTTACTTGTCGCTTTACAGTTGAATTAATAATGTTGTCCGTATGTAGGTGTAGGGCTTTATAAATCAGCCAAAAGGAAAAATTATAGGCAGAGCATGTTACTACATtttgtttaaaggtgccatagaattaaaaaaatgtattttcctaGGCATTGATGAGtaataagagctctgtacatggtaTTGACATCACGTGAGCCTCAAACGTGATTGTTTCCTCCTCATTTAAACCTCGTccatgcaaaagaccgctggaaaacagaccaatctcaacataacacagactctgatgtacgccccaacattaaattagacattaaattaatacaaagttgtatatgtatacaatatATGTCAGAgacaatatattttattatcgTCATCGGCTGATAAATCTTTTTAATCGGCCAGTACATTTCTCcattacttaaatttgatgtttgtaataaaaagacactcaatgtaaagtcaaagtctgacagacagtaaaatgaccaatcatttttcactttttaacatGACGTTATGTTGTCACACACATCATCACACTAATTTAACACACTTATTCAAACAGTAGGGGTgtgcggggcacaaactaacatggggttaattgtaacgcagctactttacatatttttacAGGACTGAGCAATTTGTGCTATTGGTATTTTtttcttactgtcagaagatctcctgtgaatttgttaaaagtttaggtgtgttttggttaagatattgaacaaagagtgttttggaggcataaaagtaaatttcgtcttatgttttttttttcgatttctGAGTTGTGTGTccaagtcaccaaatccaacattgccttgttacctaaaacataacactattaaacatgtcagcaacttctagtaactgatagctgggattgaaaacatgtttacacagcggggttagttgcactcctgtcactttcagtgtaattgtacgataacggtAGGTCCTACAAACGaactttaaatgttcatttgtagcagagatgtgtgtgttgattgtgtaaataaatgattaatctaacttaacccttatgtgttgttggggccatttttggCCCTTTTTAACTCAATATAACTCAATGTATAAGCTagaaattaagctctgtttttGCAAAGTCccactaaagggttaatggtgacACATGTTGATCGACAGTAAAAATGACTAATTTGACATGGCTCTGCAATAAAAAcattgttataatggaagtcaatggggcaaaaatggccacaaaccataaatgaagaagaaaaataaaaactgttgctacacaaaaactaataatgcatcaaagccaatgtttttactaatctaTACacgcccaagactgtgaaaaggtgaaaaaaatccagtccacaatcactttttaaattgaaaataagtcattttgtgtgtgttttccaaaatcagtgacatcacttatgaacctagcaattaaagagttaaaatcattaaaatttttgtaaacatttggtagttttgatcagtactgaggttgattaacagatttatgcaaaaaaaaaaaattaatcttaTACATtttactagtgatgcaccgaaatgaaaattcttggccgaaaccgaaaaaaGGAAgccaaggccgaaaaaccgaaaccgaaataccgaaataaattattatgccaattattagtacaattgcatttatggccatcactgtgtactaactttactaggggtgtgtgacgaataaaaaaactaacagttcggatcacattacagtttttgaggcacagatcagattatttttcggatcagcaaaaagcaggtgggaaaaatctagtaaacaataaagaaattgcaaacatttataaaagagaacaaagttgtacattaataaggtctgaaattagcattaggtacagaaatcaaattaaatgaatcataacacaatcaattaaatatataattattttttagagctatttgtctctttgtcatgggttgtttgattaacattaatgacacagatttaagtaggttaatctgactgtaatctatacatacacttaagacataaacaaatgtttttattagaaaaagaatactgtggagagaattttgtttatatgtgccctgtcaataacagcgagattttatgtttgcttgtttttttttaaacgcgttTCTCTCTTATGTGCACTAccgagggcacttaaacgcatgCACATACAGAGACCGAGggtgaatcccaaacagcgcaacagtcgctccacataaaaacgttacgttgtgtttcattgctttattcgccaaatatatgttaatggattacagtatgagacacattagcgcgactctctctaaagtttacacatcaagactTTATCTTGCTTAATCTTTGCAGACGCGTGCAAACAGCTCGACCCTGAGTGAAACCTGCTTGAGCACGAAGGGGAGGGGTGGGAGACGACTGATCACCGTGAGTGAAACCCAAGCGCTAGCGCACAGATGGGAGGGCGCGGTTGACATTCATTTTCGGTTTATATTTTCGGCTGGATTTTTTATTTCGGCCCGAAACCGATAATGGCATTTTCGGCCGAAATTTTCGGCGCCTGAAATTTCGGTGCACCCCTAcattttacagcagtttaatttagtggcatTTTTTGACACTAACAACACAAAAGGGTAGTAAATTGGAataatgcacaagggttaaatattttttgaatgacagAGCTGAAGTCAAAAGGCGTTGTGCACCGCTGTGCCCTACCGTGAGATTTCAGATCCACATTATTTATGTCTCGTAAATGTACTTTAAAagggtatatttataaatgttatgcataacaaatgttttttgtcaTTTGTGTTATATCAGCCTCATATCAGCCATACTGTTTTCTTAATATCAGAATCGGCCGTAAATAGAACCCCATATTGGTCGACCTCtagttaaaatgctaaaaactaAGTTGTTTCTGTTAAGTTAGCGCTGTATGCTAGTGTTTACGttaaagttctactattgatgttacagttacgttttgcaggtccatactgaaaaaatacaaacttaccactctGAAATGTCCATTTACGATCTCCAAACTATttgttgttcctcaaaatctgtatttttgtctgatacaggctcaaacataagatctgtttactaggggtgtaacgattcatTCGTTTTCTCGATGCATCGATTACAAATCCTGCCGATGCATATGCATCGATCTTGAAACCTTGATTTTTGAATCGTGAATCGTTTGTTTcgattttatatttaacaatcgAATGAATCGTGATTATATAACGAATATGatggataataaaaaatatataaataaatttttaattagTTACATCTGCGACGTAAAATGAGCAGTGGATTACGTCACTACTCTTCAATTTGCGGCGCGCCTGTTTGCTGTCATTTGAATAAACACAGCAGACAGTGCACAAATGGAGGGACACGAAGGAGAACAACGCACCAGCCAACATGAGATCAAAGGTTTGGGATTACTTCAGTTTTCACGAAGTAAATTGAAAGACTGTCCGAAGTCCGTTgcagtttgcagacattgtaaatctgagttaaaATACATTGGAAATACAACGAACCTTATTAGCAACCATCTCCGCAGATGCCATGCCATTAAGATAGACATACCTGCACTTAAAGCAGCTAGTATTTTAGGGTCAGACGTGAGAAGTGCTACTCCTTTACACACTTTGCTGTATTTACACACTTTGCTGTATTTCCTAAATTTTCAGGAAATGTATGCAATGTTTACAATAAACGTTTATGGTGCATTGAATATGTAGAagtagtattatttttcttggtttacttgctttaatgtattttgagTCCTAAGAAGTTAAGCTATTAAACTAAAGTCCTGAATCTAGTTAATGAAAATCTATTAAATGGTCATGAATTTCCcaaatatttcttttatttgctCAGATGCAGATGTATACTAATTTATAGAACAGAATCGTTAATATTCGAATCAAATCAAATTTTATTGTTAATCGAATCGAATTGAATCGTTCTGGTTAGCAAAAATCGTTTTTGAATCGAATCGGAAACCTTTGAATCGTGAATCGAATCGATTCGCTGTCTACCCAAAGATTCACAGCCCtactgtttactaatgtgagctactggcatgagcctcagagcagagctcaacattattattcatgattcTTCCCAAAagggcaaaaatagacaatTTCATTCTAGAGGACAAATCTttgggttgtaaatggacatgtaaaaacttTTTGGGATATTTTTTGCACTTTATAAAGCCACATAGCTTTTATGtaaatatcagagaacaatttaacagattattacagtgcattctttggcacctttaaaacaaatgttgttATAACCTGACTATCTTAAAATATCTCACAGCTATTATTTTGTctaaagatgcacaccagtaatgttttttttgtaagatgtgtttgtaaaaactactcaTAACCAAGGCCCACTCCTGGCTTAACCTTAACCCAGTCTGGGAAACTGACACTTAATGTCGCAAATTGATGTAATGATTTCCATGTTTCCCTCCAGCATCTGAAAGACAAATTCTGGAACTTCATCTTCTACAAGTTCATCTTCATCTTTGGTGTCCTGAATGTGCAGCGGGTGGAGGAAGTGGTGCTCTGGTGTCTGTGGTTCTCTATGCTCATCTTCCTCCATCTGATGGTGCAGCTCTGTAAAGACCGCTTTGAATATGTAAGCAAACTTACTAACCACATAAACATGGGATaactattaatatttatttatttattttagatgACATCATTTACACATCATTACAAAATAGTTGAAATATTTATCATCTAATATATATGGGTATTACCCTGTAATATATTTGTAGAGATGTACATGATTAAGATGTCGTGTTACATTCCCTTCATTCCAATTTGAATCTCTTTCTTATTGATTTCTTTCTGTCAGCTCTCATTTTCTCCCACCACTCCGATGAGCAGTCACGTTCGCGTCCTGACTCTTCTGGTGTCAATTCTCGCATGCTGTGGAGGTCTAGCAGTGCTCTGTGTAATCGTCGGCCATCTTCACAGCGCACACACGGTTGCTTTTATGACGGCTGAGGTAAAAAACATCTATTTTCTTGctgtttatataaaatataaagacCAGAGCCTATAAACCATTGATGCAACATCCCTAACCACAAACCTTTCTTTGCAGTGTATGTTGGTGACGGTACGCACGGGACACGTTATCATACGGTGTGTTGGGTTTCTTGTTCTATCATTGCCCAGCGTAGGAGATCAGATACATGAATCTAAAGGTGATGATCTTTCATTACAGGTACTCCATTCACCTGTGGGACTTAAACCATGAGGGCACCTGGGAGAATAAGAGCTCAAATATCTACTACACAGACTTCATCTTGGAGTTGGTCATTCTCTGCCTGGACCTGATGCATCACATCCACATGCTGGTGAGAGAAATACTAAACTCGTATATCTCATAAAAAGTATtgtggaacacaaaaggaaactTTTGCTTCTCATTTGAATGGTTAGCGTATCTGCATTATTTTGTGTTCTTGTTTCAGCTCTTTGGTAACATCTGGTTGTCCATGGCCAGTCTGGTGATCTTCATGCAGTTGCGGTATCTCTTTCACGAGGTCCAGAGGAGAATCCGCAGGCATAAAAACTATTTGCGTGTTATTGATAACATGGAGTCCAGGTGAGGAGCCGCTTGCATTGTACACATGCTAATAAACGATGGAAGTGTTTAAGGGTGCTTTCTCACCTGCCTTGTTTAGTCAGATCGTATCGTACCAGGGTTCGATAGCTTACTTGTGCGGTTCCTTTGGGTAGGTGAGAATCAACTCGGATGCGGACCAAACAAGCAAACCGAGTCTTTGCACAATTCTGGATTTATTTTCATGATTCATTATGTACTGATCATTTACTTTGTGTACAGGTTTGCTGTGGCGACACCCGATGAGCTTGTGGCTAATAATGACGACTGTGCCATCTGCTGGGATTCAATGACTACAGCACGCAAGCTGCCATGTGGACACCTGTTTCACAAGTAAACAAAAACTACAGCCACTCACAGTACTATAGTTATCTAATGCCCTTCAATGTCCCTGCCAGGATCTTTGTTCAATCCTTAAATAACACTCTTGTAACTCGCCAAATGTGATCAAAACGAGTTGTACCATAAATCTGATTCCTCCATATTTTCATTTCCAGTTCCTGTCTGCGCTCCTGGCTAGAACAAGATACTTCCTGTCCCACGTGTCGTATGTCACTAAACATCAACGAAGGTGGCAGAGAGCGACAGGAGGGCCAAAGAGGGCCGCTGGATGAAACCGTGGCCGCTGGGCCGGGAGCAGACGCTAGACAACACCTCAACCAACACAATCACTTCTTTCACTTTGATGGTGAGATTCAAAAATGATCATCACAACCACAACCCACATTTACACAACAGAGTATTCTCATATCTACATATTTACTTGCAGGGTCCCGCATTGCCAGCTGGCTGCCCAGTTTCTCTGTGGAGGTCATGCACACCACTAACATCCTGGGCATCGCACACGCTAACAACTCGCAGCTCAACGCCATGGTGAGTCCGTCAGGCTACACTCGGCATGTTTACTATCATCCCAGTCTGATCGCCACAAGATTCAATCTGGTTTTCTGTGTCTTCCGTAGGCCCATCAGATCCAGGAGATGTTTCCACAGGTCCCTTATCACCTGATCCTGCAGGACTTACAGCTCACACGCTCTGTG
The DNA window shown above is from Paramisgurnus dabryanus chromosome 23, PD_genome_1.1, whole genome shotgun sequence and carries:
- the amfra gene encoding E3 ubiquitin-protein ligase AMFR; the protein is MPLLFLERFPWPSLQTYTALSSVLLAGSILSAYSTVRDPEFSTPLTEDAHTESNEEIKLDHLENLGNLVTSVLLYLITDTLFVWVMVNTACCILMLIAKVIQRIVFGPLRVSEKQHLKDKFWNFIFYKFIFIFGVLNVQRVEEVVLWCLWFSMLIFLHLMVQLCKDRFEYLSFSPTTPMSSHVRVLTLLVSILACCGGLAVLCVIVGHLHSAHTVAFMTAECMLVTVRTGHVIIRYSIHLWDLNHEGTWENKSSNIYYTDFILELVILCLDLMHHIHMLLFGNIWLSMASLVIFMQLRYLFHEVQRRIRRHKNYLRVIDNMESRFAVATPDELVANNDDCAICWDSMTTARKLPCGHLFHNSCLRSWLEQDTSCPTCRMSLNINEGGRERQEGQRGPLDETVAAGPGADARQHLNQHNHFFHFDGSRIASWLPSFSVEVMHTTNILGIAHANNSQLNAMAHQIQEMFPQVPYHLILQDLQLTRSVEVTTDNILEGRIQVPFPTQPVERSPIQVNPASEESAGSSSNSEVTAPAPEDFEVRGSRFSKSADERQRMLMQRKEELLQRARRRYLIKKPDEGDLSSSADYDEDPPSIEDEDSDWVTLRRRRLAAAAERRMHRQTDPPL